Genomic DNA from Thermus amyloliquefaciens:
CCGGGACCGGTACCCCCCAAGACCCCCCTGGTGGTGCTCCTCCCAGGCCCCGGGGAAGCCCACCCGGGCGTAGGCCTCCTGGAGGGCGGCAAAGACCTCCCCTAAGCTGGCCCCGGGCCGGGAGGCGGCAAGGGCCGCCTCCTCCACCTCCAGCACCCTGCGGTAGCGGGCCTCCACCCTGGGATGGCCGGAGGAAACCATCCGGGTCAGGTTCGCCACCAGCCCCCGCCGGGCCGCGCAGACCACCGCCATAAAGGCCCGCCCCAGAGGCCTTTCCTTGGGCAGGGGATGGCGGTGCCGGAAAAGCCGTTCCTCCCCCGCCACCAGGAGGAGAAGGGGCCGGATCCCCTGTCCCCAGAGGGCCTCGGCCAAAGCCCCGGCAAGCTCGCATTCCCGCCACTCCCCCCTCGCCCCCGCACCACCTCCCCCACCGCCATCGCCGCCTCCCGCCCGAGGTGGATGAAGGCCTCCTGCGCCTCTTGGGAAAGGACCAGGCGGAGGGGGGTGAGGTCGTGCTCCAGGTCGCTTGGGCTTGGGGGCGGAGGAAAGGCGTACCAGGGGTGGACGCGCACGGGAAGCCCCAAGGCCTCCTCCTCCGCCATCCTCGGGTGCTCCACCCGGCTCGTGTGGAGGACCATCTCCTCCCCCACCTCGAGGTAGGCCACGCTCTCCCCCATCCCCAGGGTGTTCTCCCCGCCTACCAGCCAGGCGAAGTTCTCGGGCCGGGCCACGAAGAAGCGGGGAAAGCCCCGCTCCTCCATGAAGCGGCGAAGGCGCCCGTAAGCCTCTCGGTCCATGCCCCAGGCTACCAAGCTACCCCTCCCGGGAGGAGGGGGGAGAGGTACTCCAGGGCCACCTCCTGCCGGGACCAAAGCCTTTCCCCTTCCCAGGCCTCCCCCACCAGGCGGTAAACCCCCGGGGGAAGCTTCCTCAAAGCCTCCTCTAGGGGAAGGAAGCGGGCCTGGACCTCGAGGGGGCTTTCCCAAAGCTCCCCCAGGCTGAAAAACCTTCGGGCCTCCCCGGGGGCCAGGGCCACCTCCTCCTCGTAAAGGGAAAGATCTTGCGGGCCTTCCAGGAAAAGGTGGACCCGAAGGCTTAAGGGCCTTTCCAGGTCGCTTATGAGCCAGGCCTCCTGCAGGGGAGGCCCTCCCACCTCCATCCTTTCCCGGTAGGGAACCAGGGAGATCAAAACCGGGCTGCTGGACTCCTTCAGGGCGTGGTAGCCCCTCTTGGGCACCCGCTCCACGTCCACCACCGCCCAGGTGATCCCCTCCCAGGGCTCCACGAACATGAACTGGAAGTAGCCCACCACCCTCCCCTTCCCCCGCCGGTAGGCGTGGATGGCAAACTCCAGTAGCCTCGCCTGGTAGGCCTGGGAGTTCTCCACAAACTCCTCCAGGGACCCCCCAACCTCCACCCCCGCCACCCGGAAGGTCTCGTGGGGCTGGAAGTTGTGGTAGGCGTAGACCTCCCACCTGGGAGGCCAGGCCGCTTCCCCCAGGACCCGGCGCAGGAGTTCCGCCCGGGGCAGGGCCTGGGCCCCAAACTCGGAAGGCAAGGGGGCTCCGGGAAGGGCCAGGAAGTCCCGGTAGTGCCCCCAGTACCAGCCCGGGTAGGGATGCTCGCGGAAGTCCGAGGCCTCCTTCGCCGGCCGGGTGGGGTCTTGGGCCCTTAGTTCCGCCGCCAGAAGGGGCCCGAGGAGGTGCCGGTTGTGGGTGGGCTCGTTCTGCGCACACCAGAGGTAAAGGGAAGGGTGGGCCCCCAGGTGCTCCACCATGGCCCGCACCTGGCGCAGGGCCTCCCCCGCGAAGGCCTCGTCCGCGGCGTAGCCCCACTGCAAGGGGAAGTCCTGCCAGACCAAGACCCCCTCCCGGTCGCAGGCCCGGTAGAAGGCCGGATGGGTCACGTGGGCGTGGACCCGCACCGCGTTCAGGTTGGCCTCCTTGAGGAGGGCCACGTCCCTTTGGGCCAGGTCCTCGGTGTAGGCCGAAAGCCACTGGGTGGGGATGATGTTGGTGCCCCTCAGGAAAAGCCTCCTGCCATTTAGGAGGAGCCAGCCTTCCCCGTCCAGCTCCACGGTGCGGAAGCCCAAGGGGGCGCTGAGCCTGGCCCCCAGGACCTCCGCCTCGAGGCGGAAGAGGTGGGGGAAGCCCCGCTCCCACACCTCCCAAAGGGGCATCCCGGGAAGGTCCCACACCACCTCCCGCCAGGCCCGGCCCGCCTCTCCCTCCAGGAAAAGTTCCCGCTCCAGGGCCTCCCCCGGGAAGTTCTCCGGAAGAAGCCTTAGGCGTAGGGGCTCCCGAAAGGCCCTGGGGGCATCCACCAGGAGCCGCACCAGAAGCCGCCAGCCCCCGGGCTGGGGGTGGAGGCGGTGGGTGAGGCCGAGGAGGGCCACCCCCTCCCGGAAAAAGACCTCCACCCCACCCCAAAGCCCCCCCGTTCCCCGCTCCTGGCCCCGTTCCGTGGTCCCCCCGGGACGGCAGTCGTGCTGGCCAAAGACCCCTTTGATCTGCCGCTTGAACCGGGGCCAGACCCCCAGGGGCTCCTTGGGGGCGGAAACCCGGAGGAGGAGTTCCCGCCCCGGGGGAAGCTCCAAAAGCCAGGGGAAGAAGTACCCCTCGTGCCGCCCCAGGTAGGTGCCCCCCACCCAGGCCTCCTGGTAGTAGTCCCCAAAGGAGCGGAGGAAGCGCCTGGGTCCGCCCTCGGGAAGGGCCAGGCGGTACCAGCCCACCTCCGCCTCCAGGCCCTCGAGGCTCCACTGGTGGGGAAGCGCCACCTCCCGCCACCCCTCCTCCGGAAGCTCCTCCGGCCTCGCGGCCCCGTGGGCCAGGAAGTGCACCCGTTCCAGCCTCATTCCCGCACCTCGTGGGGGAAAAGGGCAGCGAGGAGGTAGGCCAGGAGGATGGCCGCCCCCGGGATCACCGCCACCAGGAAGCGGAAGGCGAGCCCCGGGTTCGGCCCCGGCTCCTCCCCGCTCACGTACCCGAAGAGGGGCCCAAGGAGGGCAAAGGCAAGCCCCACCAAGGCCCCCGAGGCCCGGCCCAGAAGCCCCACCAGGCTGTAGTAGGCCCCTTCCCGCCTCGTGCCCGTCCTCTCCGCGTCCAGGTCAATGACCTTAGCCATCACCACCTCCCCCGTGACCCTGACCCCGGCAAACCCCACCCCCACCAGGGCCCCCACCAGGAGGGCAGGGAAAAGGCTTTGCGGCAGGAAGAGGAGGAGGGCGGCAAGCCCCATGAGGAGGTGGGCGAGCCGCCAGGCCCGCTTGCCCCCCAGGGCCCCTGCCAGCCGCCCCCAGAGGAAGACCGAGGGCAGGGCCACCAGGAAGACCGCGGCGAAGAGGAAGGCGGTGGCCGCCTCGGGAAGGCCCAGGCTGTGCTTGGCGTAGAAGGCCATGCCCGTCTGGATCACCATGCGGCCAAACTCAAAGAGAAGCCCCACCAAAGCCACCACCCAGAAGGCCCGGTTGGTCAGGACCAGGCGGAAGGACTCCCTTAGCCCCAGGCCGCTTTCCGCCTTGGGGTCCTCCTGGATCCCCGGGAAAAAGAAGAGGAAGGCCATAAGAGCAAGCCCGGCGAAGAGGAGGGCCATGCCCAAAAACCCCACCTGGGCGTAGACCAAAGGGGCTAGGGCTATCCCCAGGATCAGGCCAAAAAGCTCCGCGCCCCGCTTTAAGGCGGCAGCCCCAGCCCTTTCGGAAAGCCCGCGAAACATCTCCGGGAAGAGGGCCCCGTGGTTGGTCCAGACCACCGTGGCCATGGTCTCGTACAGGACGATGGCCACCGCGAAGTAGTAGGGCAGGACCCCAGGGCTTCGGGCCCAGTCGGGCACCCAGAAGACCAGGAGGTAGAAGAGGAGGAAAAGGGGAACGCCCAGAAGAAGCCAGGGCCGCCTGCGGCCCAAGCGGGTCTTGGTGCGGTCGGAAAGGTGGCCAAAGAGGGGGTCGTTCACCGCGTCCCAGAAGGCGTAGGCGGTGCGGGCCAGGGCGTAGAAGGTGGCGGAGAGACCAAGCCTCTCCAGGTAGAAGAAGGCCAGGTACGTGCCGAAACTCTCCGAGACCAGGGTGAGTCCCAGCTGGCCGGCCGCATAGCGCCAAGGTTTCACAGGACCTCCTTCACGGCCCTCCAGGTGAGGGGGTGGAACTCAGCGAGCACCCGGCGCACCTCCGGGTGGGCCAGGGCGAAGTAGTCCGCCTCCCGCGTCCGCCAGTCGGGGAGGGCCCGGCCCTCAGGGGTGGGGAGGGCGCTGTGGTGGACCAGCTGGTAAAGCCCCGCGGGGAGGCGGGAAAGGTCCAGGTAGAAGCCGAGCCGCTCCTCTGGGGGCAGGCCGTAGGGGTCCAGGAAGCGCACCGCGGGAAAGGGGGCTTCCCGCAAAAGCCTCTCCAGGTCCGGGAGGAAGGCGGGGGGTACCCCCAGGCCCTCGAGGCTTTCCGGCAGCAACGGGGGCAGGCGGTACTCCCAGGCCAGGCGCAGGTACACCTCCGCCAGGTCGGGCCGGAGCACCGCCCCCTGGTGGACGTCCAGGTGCGTGGGGGTAAAAAGGCGTTGGGCCGCCTGGATCTGGGCCCTAAGCTCCCGTTCCACCTCCTCCGGGCGGGCCCTTTGCCAAAGCACCTCCAAGGAGTCGGGAAAGTACCCGGCCTCGTCCCTCAGGCTTTCCCCTTCCGTGAGGGGGCGCATCCTGGGGGCAGGCCACTCGCTGGTGAGGGTGAGGTGCACCCCCAGGTCCTCCCCCCGCACCCCGCTGGCCCAGGCCCCCGGGACCATCACGCTCCCCGTGGGGAAGCCCAGGGCCTGGTAGGCGCCATTTTGCGCGTGGGTCAGGCCCAGGTCGTCGTGATGCAGGATGAGGACCCGCCGCCCCCCAAGGCCCAGCCGCTCCAAAAGGTCCATGCCTCCTCCTTTCCCTTGGCTCCATTCTAAAGGGAAGGGGGGCCTTTCCGGGCCAGGTACCCCTTGAGGGGGGCCAAGGAAGGGCCAGCTTTTCGTTGCCGAAGGGGTAACCCTCCTGCCCGGGCGCTTCACCCCAAGGGACCCGGCGGGAAGAAAAGGACCCGTTGGAGGGCCTACGCCAGGGCCAGCTCCACCAGCCGCCTTAAAAGCTCGGGGTACGGAACCCCCCCGGCGGCGAAGAGCCTGGGGTACATGCTGGTGGGGGTGAAGCCGGGAATGGTGTTCACCTCGTTTAGGTACACCTCCCCCTCCGCCAGGAAGAAGTCCACCCGGGCCATGCCGCGAAGGCCCAAAAGCCGGTAGGCCTTCAAGGCCAGCTCCTGCACCGTTTCCTGGGTGCCGGGGTCCAGGGGGGCGGGGATCAGAAGCTCCGCCCGGCCTGGGGTGTACTTGGTCTCGTAGTCGTAGAACTCCGCCTGGTAGCGCACCTCCCCCACGGGGCTCACCTCGCCAAAAACGTTCCCCAGGATGCCCACCTCTAGCTCCCGCACCCCCCTTAGGGCCTGCTCCACCACGGCCTTTTGGTCGTGGCGGAAGGCCTCCTCCAGGGCCCTCTCCAGCTCCGCGTGGCGCTCCACCCGGGAAATGCCGATGCTGGAACCCGTATTGGCGGGCTTCACGAAAAAGGGCGGGTCAAAGGGGATGAAGGGGGGCTCCCCCTGGTAGAGGGCCACCCACGGGACCACGGGGATCCCCGACTGGGCCAGAACCCTTTTGGAGAGGTCCTTGTCCATGCAAAGGGCGCTGGCCGCCACCCCTGCCCCCACGTAGGGCTTACCCAGGAGCTCCAAAAACCCCTGGATGGTGCCATCCTCCCCCCACCTTCCGTGGAGCAGGGGGAAGACCACATCGTACCGGTCCCACGCCAACGGAGGGGGGAAGGCATGCCGGCCCGCAGGGGCCACCTTGGCCCTGAGGGCGGCCATGGCCTCCTCCCCCAGGAGCCACCGGCCATCCTTGGCGATCACGGCGAGCTCGGTGGGAAAGGGCATGTGCTCCAAAACCCCACGGGCGGAGAGCAGGGAAACCTCGTGCTCGGGGCTCCTGCCCCCGGCGATGAGAAGGACCTTGGGCGTGGCCATGCCTAAAGCTTAGCCCCTTTCCCCCAAGCCTTGGGAAAGATCCCGGCCGTTAAAGCGATCCGCACAAGGGAGAAGCCCTTCCCTCACCCAGCAGAGCACGGCCTCCTTGGCCGCCTCGAGGACCCTCTCCACCACCGGCCATTCCTCGGGAAGGAAGGGGGAAAGCACGTACTCCGCCCCCTTTTCCCGGGAAGGGGGCTTGCCGATGCCCAAGCGCAGACGGTGGAAGGCCTGCGTCCCCAAGGCCTCGGCGATGGAGGCCACCCCCCGGTTGCCCGCGGGGCTACCCCCGGCCTTCAGGCGCAAGCGGCCTAGGGGCAGGTCCATCTCGTCGTGGACCACCAAGAGGCGCTCGGGGGGGATCTTGTAGAAGCGCACCAGGGGAGCCACCGCCTGCCCGCTTAGGTTGTAGTAGGTGAGGGGCTTGAGGAAGATCCCCCTCTTCCCCTCCACCTCCACCTCGGCCATAAGGGCCTTCCCCTTCTCCCGGAAGGGGAAGCCCAGACGGTCCAGGACCATGAAGCCCAGGTTGTGCCGGGTCCTGGCGTACCTTTCCCCCGGGTTGCCCTGGCCCACCACCAAAAACATCCGCCCCCCTCCCAAAAAGAAGGTGGGACCGCCCTCGGATCCCACCCCCTCAAGGGGCAAGCCCCCCGTGGGGCCTGCCTCACTCCTCCTCTTCCTTCTTGCCCTTCTTGATGACCTCGGGCTCCGCGGGGGCCTCGAGGGCCTCCGCCGCCAGCTTCTCCACGTCCTCGGGCGGCACCACGGCGGCGATGGTCTCCTCGGGGGAGACCGCAAGCCGCACCCCCTCGGGAAGCTTCAGGTCGGCGGCGTGCAGGCTATCCCCGATGCCCAGGCCGGAAACATCCACCTCGATGAACTCGGGGATGTTCCGGGGGGAGACCCGGACCAGGATGTCCCGGTGCACCTCCTGCAAGACGCCGCCCTCCCGCACCCCCTGGGGGGTGCCCACGAAGCGCAAGGGGATGTACATCTCCACGGGCTCGTCGGAGAGGACGTAGAAGTCCACGTGCTCGGGGCGGCGGCGGCGCTTGTCCAGGTTCACCTGGCGAACCAGGGTGGGAAGCTCCTGGCCATCGGGGAGCTCGAGGACGATCACGTGGTGGATGG
This window encodes:
- a CDS encoding M24 family metallopeptidase, with product MAEALWGQGIRPLLLLVAGEERLFRHRHPLPKERPLGRAFMAVVCAARRGLVANLTRMVSSGHPRVEARYRRVLEVEEAALAASRPGASLGEVFAALQEAYARVGFPGAWEEHHQGGLGGYRSREAVATPGHPLVLEAGMALAWNPSLAGAKVEDTFLLREGGLLNLTEDPFWPAVEVGGRRRPDLFR
- a CDS encoding glycoside hydrolase family 2 TIM barrel-domain containing protein, whose amino-acid sequence is MRLERVHFLAHGAARPEELPEEGWREVALPHQWSLEGLEAEVGWYRLALPEGGPRRFLRSFGDYYQEAWVGGTYLGRHEGYFFPWLLELPPGRELLLRVSAPKEPLGVWPRFKRQIKGVFGQHDCRPGGTTERGQERGTGGLWGGVEVFFREGVALLGLTHRLHPQPGGWRLLVRLLVDAPRAFREPLRLRLLPENFPGEALERELFLEGEAGRAWREVVWDLPGMPLWEVWERGFPHLFRLEAEVLGARLSAPLGFRTVELDGEGWLLLNGRRLFLRGTNIIPTQWLSAYTEDLAQRDVALLKEANLNAVRVHAHVTHPAFYRACDREGVLVWQDFPLQWGYAADEAFAGEALRQVRAMVEHLGAHPSLYLWCAQNEPTHNRHLLGPLLAAELRAQDPTRPAKEASDFREHPYPGWYWGHYRDFLALPGAPLPSEFGAQALPRAELLRRVLGEAAWPPRWEVYAYHNFQPHETFRVAGVEVGGSLEEFVENSQAYQARLLEFAIHAYRRGKGRVVGYFQFMFVEPWEGITWAVVDVERVPKRGYHALKESSSPVLISLVPYRERMEVGGPPLQEAWLISDLERPLSLRVHLFLEGPQDLSLYEEEVALAPGEARRFFSLGELWESPLEVQARFLPLEEALRKLPPGVYRLVGEAWEGERLWSRQEVALEYLSPLLPGGVAW
- a CDS encoding MFS transporter; this translates as MKPWRYAAGQLGLTLVSESFGTYLAFFYLERLGLSATFYALARTAYAFWDAVNDPLFGHLSDRTKTRLGRRRPWLLLGVPLFLLFYLLVFWVPDWARSPGVLPYYFAVAIVLYETMATVVWTNHGALFPEMFRGLSERAGAAALKRGAELFGLILGIALAPLVYAQVGFLGMALLFAGLALMAFLFFFPGIQEDPKAESGLGLRESFRLVLTNRAFWVVALVGLLFEFGRMVIQTGMAFYAKHSLGLPEAATAFLFAAVFLVALPSVFLWGRLAGALGGKRAWRLAHLLMGLAALLLFLPQSLFPALLVGALVGVGFAGVRVTGEVVMAKVIDLDAERTGTRREGAYYSLVGLLGRASGALVGLAFALLGPLFGYVSGEEPGPNPGLAFRFLVAVIPGAAILLAYLLAALFPHEVRE
- a CDS encoding polysaccharide deacetylase family protein, translating into MDLLERLGLGGRRVLILHHDDLGLTHAQNGAYQALGFPTGSVMVPGAWASGVRGEDLGVHLTLTSEWPAPRMRPLTEGESLRDEAGYFPDSLEVLWQRARPEEVERELRAQIQAAQRLFTPTHLDVHQGAVLRPDLAEVYLRLAWEYRLPPLLPESLEGLGVPPAFLPDLERLLREAPFPAVRFLDPYGLPPEERLGFYLDLSRLPAGLYQLVHHSALPTPEGRALPDWRTREADYFALAHPEVRRVLAEFHPLTWRAVKEVL
- the ddl gene encoding D-alanine--D-alanine ligase, which produces MATPKVLLIAGGRSPEHEVSLLSARGVLEHMPFPTELAVIAKDGRWLLGEEAMAALRAKVAPAGRHAFPPPLAWDRYDVVFPLLHGRWGEDGTIQGFLELLGKPYVGAGVAASALCMDKDLSKRVLAQSGIPVVPWVALYQGEPPFIPFDPPFFVKPANTGSSIGISRVERHAELERALEEAFRHDQKAVVEQALRGVRELEVGILGNVFGEVSPVGEVRYQAEFYDYETKYTPGRAELLIPAPLDPGTQETVQELALKAYRLLGLRGMARVDFFLAEGEVYLNEVNTIPGFTPTSMYPRLFAAGGVPYPELLRRLVELALA
- the pth gene encoding aminoacyl-tRNA hydrolase; amino-acid sequence: MFLVVGQGNPGERYARTRHNLGFMVLDRLGFPFREKGKALMAEVEVEGKRGIFLKPLTYYNLSGQAVAPLVRFYKIPPERLLVVHDEMDLPLGRLRLKAGGSPAGNRGVASIAEALGTQAFHRLRLGIGKPPSREKGAEYVLSPFLPEEWPVVERVLEAAKEAVLCWVREGLLPCADRFNGRDLSQGLGERG
- a CDS encoding 50S ribosomal protein L25 — protein: MEYRLKAQYREGEKPAALRRAGKLPGVIYNKHLNRKVYVELGEFDKVFRQASIHHVIVLELPDGQELPTLVRQVNLDKRRRRPEHVDFYVLSDEPVEMYIPLRFVGTPQGVREGGVLQEVHRDILVRVSPRNIPEFIEVDVSGLGIGDSLHAADLKLPEGVRLAVSPEETIAAVVPPEDVEKLAAEALEAPAEPEVIKKGKKEEEE